A window of Acidobacteriota bacterium genomic DNA:
GCGATAATTATGGCGAAAGAGAAATTTGACCGAAGTAAGCCACACGTCAACGTCGGGACGATTGGTCACGTTGACCACGGCAAGACGACGTTGACGGCAGCGATCACCAAGACGCTGGCCAAACACAATCCGAAGATTACGTTCCGCAGCTTCGATTCGATTGACAACGCTCCGGAAGAGAAGGCGCGTGGAATCACAATCGCGACGGCGCACGTCGAATATGAAACGCCGAATCGGCACTATGCGCACGTGGACTGTCCGGGCCACGCCGACTACGTCAAGAACATGATCACCGGCGCGGCGCAGATGGACGGAGCCATCCTGGTGGTGGCGGCGACCGAC
This region includes:
- a CDS encoding 50S ribosome-binding GTPase; this translates as MAKEKFDRSKPHVNVGTIGHVDHGKTTLTAAITKTLAKHNPKITFRSFDSIDNAPEEKARGITIATAHVEYETPNRHYAHVDCPGHADYVKNMITGAAQMDGAILVVAATD